A portion of the Natronococcus sp. AD-5 genome contains these proteins:
- a CDS encoding metal-dependent hydrolase: MGRDVPRAVFPLGHLAFAYLCYVAYAALTRRPLPARWALFPVAIGSQFPDLIDKPLAYYGVLASGRSVAHSIVIAVLVAGLVTWAGYALQRQRPDHRWVERLSAVTPAAFSIGYLSHLVGDSIGPLLAGAYSELPFLLWPILSVPQHAGDSVAPWIRLLELYQQPQTHPELPLIVTALVVFVSLRVWTHLGASPAASN; the protein is encoded by the coding sequence ATGGGCCGCGACGTACCCCGCGCTGTGTTTCCGCTCGGCCATCTCGCCTTCGCGTATCTCTGTTACGTCGCGTACGCGGCTCTCACCCGCCGACCGTTGCCGGCTCGCTGGGCGCTGTTCCCGGTGGCGATCGGCAGTCAATTCCCCGACCTGATCGATAAGCCGCTGGCGTATTACGGCGTGCTCGCGAGCGGCCGGTCGGTCGCCCATTCGATCGTGATCGCCGTACTCGTCGCCGGCCTCGTCACCTGGGCTGGCTACGCGCTCCAGCGCCAGCGCCCGGACCACCGCTGGGTCGAACGGCTCAGTGCCGTCACCCCGGCGGCGTTCAGCATCGGCTACCTGTCGCATCTCGTCGGCGATAGCATCGGCCCCCTGCTAGCGGGCGCCTATTCTGAACTGCCGTTCCTGCTTTGGCCAATCCTCTCCGTACCCCAGCACGCAGGCGACAGCGTCGCTCCCTGGATCCGCCTCCTCGAACTCTACCAGCAGCCACAGACCCACCCGGAACTCCCCCTGATCGTGACTGCGCTCGTCGTGTTCGTCTCGCTGCGCGTCTGGACCCACCTCGGCGCGTCACCTGCCGCCAGCAACTGA
- a CDS encoding antitoxin VapB family protein, which yields MSRNIAISDDVYRELKREKGERSFSDVIRDHLKERRQLADVTGAGVLDPDVQTAVKDDVERLSQGTLSRLDDETL from the coding sequence ATGAGCAGGAACATCGCCATCTCGGATGACGTTTACCGCGAGCTCAAGCGAGAGAAGGGCGAGCGGAGTTTCAGCGACGTGATCCGTGACCATCTCAAGGAGCGCCGTCAGCTCGCCGACGTCACGGGGGCGGGCGTGCTCGACCCCGACGTCCAGACGGCGGTGAAAGACGACGTCGAACGCCTGAGCCAGGGGACGCTCTCGCGACTCGACGATGAAACTCTGTGA
- a CDS encoding type II toxin-antitoxin system VapC family toxin, whose amino-acid sequence MKLCDTSVLVDIDRGGVDDRVRKLDDEGRHAISTVTVTELRLGVNKRYEDAEARQTAFEDLERLLARFEIVDVDRAVATAAADLVHALQARGEPLHDLHDVYVGATALTEQLPVLTANVDHFERMDDVAVIDWTTF is encoded by the coding sequence ATGAAACTCTGTGATACGTCGGTCCTCGTCGATATCGACCGCGGCGGGGTCGATGACCGCGTGCGGAAACTCGACGACGAGGGGCGTCACGCGATCAGTACGGTGACGGTCACCGAACTCCGGCTCGGCGTGAACAAGCGATATGAGGATGCAGAGGCGCGACAGACCGCCTTCGAAGACCTCGAGCGACTGCTCGCCCGGTTCGAGATCGTCGACGTCGATCGGGCCGTCGCGACCGCCGCGGCCGATCTCGTTCACGCACTGCAGGCGCGGGGCGAGCCGCTCCACGATCTTCACGACGTGTACGTTGGCGCGACCGCCCTGACCGAACAGCTGCCGGTGCTCACCGCGAACGTGGATCACTTCGAACGAATGGACGACGTGGCCGTCATCGACTGGACGACCTTTTGA